One genomic window of Nitrosomonas sp. Is35 includes the following:
- a CDS encoding glycine zipper 2TM domain-containing protein, whose translation MMRTITASAVTLAVIAGLIGCAGMSAQDRNTAIGAGAGAVGGAILTGGSALGTVGGAAVGGVVGHEVGDKRNKK comes from the coding sequence ATGATGCGAACAATTACAGCCAGTGCTGTGACCCTAGCAGTGATAGCCGGTTTAATAGGCTGCGCAGGAATGTCGGCACAGGATAGAAACACGGCGATCGGTGCGGGTGCCGGTGCTGTCGGCGGCGCCATCCTTACGGGGGGCAGTGCTCTCGGGACGGTCGGCGGTGCGGCGGTCGGTGGCGTCGTAGGCCATGAGGTCGGTGATAAGCGGAATAAAAAGTAG